The genomic stretch TGACCCGCATGGACGAGTCCGTACTCCGAAGGCTGGAAGCCATTGACGACTTGCCCACCATCCCTCTGGTCATTCGAAAGGTGGAACAGGCCATTGATGACCCTAAATCAACGGCAAAAGATGTGGCGGCCGTCATCGAAGACGATCCGAGCATCATGGCTCGCATATTGAAAGTGGTGAACTCGGCTTTTTACCGGCCGCTGGACGGGCGCGAGGTATCATCGCTTCCCTTGGCCGTGGCGAGACTGGGATTCAAGACCATCAAGAACATAGCTTTGACCACCAGCGTTTTTTCCATGTTGGGCAAAGGCAAGGTCCGCGTGTTCGATCTCAACAAGTTCTGGCAACACTGCATTACTACGGGCATCATCTGCAATATCGTATATGAAGTGTGCGGCGGAAATCTAAAAAGCATTTATACCAAAGACGATCTTCATTTGATGGGACTGCTGCACGATATGGGCAAGATCATTCTGGGACGGTATTTTGGTGAGTCCTTTGCCCGCGCCATCGAGTTGAGCGAGGAGAAACGCCAGCACATACTGATTTCGGAAGAAGAAGTGATCCACACGAGTCATGCCCAGGTCGGCGCTTGGCTGGCGCATAAATGGTCGTTGCCGCCGGCCATTGTCCATGGGATCCTGTACCATCACGCTCCTGAAGAAGCACCGGAAGAATACCTCGATCTGGTGGCCATTACCCATATAGCCGATTTTGTCTGCCTTAAGGGCCAATTCGGCTTCAGCGGCAGCACGGCGCTGCCCAAGTTCGAGAGCGGTGTGTGGAAATACCTGGGTCTCAATATGGAAGGTTTGAACGAAATCTTGGACCGGACCCGCGAAGAAGAAAAGGAATCGCTGGTTCTTCTTGCCATCATGGCCTCGGAGTAGATTTATGCCTGTGTGCGATTCTCCTCCTGCCGAAGATGCGTGTGATATAGGAGGATAGGGTGTCTCTTGCTAACCGCGTTACGCTGGCGCGCATCGCGCTCATCCCGCTCTTCCTGATACTGACGATTCCCGACGCGATCTGGACGAGGTTGATTGCCGCGTTTATTTTTGTGATTGCCTGCGCCACGGATCCCCTGGACGGTTACCTTGCCCGAGCCCGCTCGGAGATCACGGACCTCGGGGCCATCCTGGACCCCCTGGCGGACAAGCTGCTCGTCATGACGGCCTTTGTGGTGCTGGTGAAGTATCAGTCCGTTGCCGCATGGATGGCCGTGGTGGTGGTGGCCCGGGAACTGATCGTCACGTCGCTGCGCGCCCTGGTGGCCCAGAAGATGTCCAAAGTAATTCATGCCAACCGTTGGGGGAAGGCTAAAACCCTGATCCAGATGTTCGGTGTGAGTTTCCTGTTGTTCATCGCCCCTTTCGGTCAAACGGAGGTGCTGATCAGCCGCAGTATGCCGTGGATTTCCAACATCATCATGGCTCCGATTCTCGTGGCCACCGTGATGTCGGGCTACGTCTACGTGGTCTCGTTCAAGGATCTGCTTTGGGGTCCGGGGAGCAAATCCTGACATGCGGCGGTGTCCTGCCCGACCCGCCGACCGGCCAAAATCGCTTGACGGGTTCAAATCGCCCGTGATAGAAGGCGTTTCAATCGATCGCCACCGTAGCTCAGCTGGTAGAGCAGTTGATTCGTAATCATCAGGTCTGCGGTTCGATTCCGCACGGTGGCTCCAGAAAAAACAACCGGTTACGCTGTTCAGTTGTAACCGGTTTTGTTTTGTGCGGGGAATCTCTCCCGCTATTGTCTCGCTAAAATTTTTGCTGCAAGCGGTGGTAATAATAAACGAATTATGGAGAAGGACAAAAACACCGTCATCTACCGCTTTTTGGAAAATTTCTCTTTCAATTTGAGCAAAGAATCTTGCAGTGGTGGTCGGATTAGTTTTTTGTGAAAGAGAGATATGTTGTCTTTTTGGGCTTCAAACAAGCAATTGATTATGTCGTTCATTGTCTTTGCATCAAGGCTTGCTTCTACAGTGATATCTTTATTATTGTCAATGTCATTTGGGCTGATTTCGTATAGTTCATATAATTGAACCAACGTATCCTTGGGAAAGAAAGTTTTTCCACCCTGAATAAAGAAGAGGCTTTTAAACTTGATACATCCCGGAGTTAATGGGCGGTCTTTTTGTTGAGAGGTTGTTTTGACAAAGAGATAAGGCTCATTCTTGTTAGGTGTGTTTAGAAGTATTAGATATTTTGTTCCTGTCCCCCCATGATGATATACCATTCGATTGTGGTGATAGATGGTGCCCAGTACTTGCAACTATGATGCTCCAAATATTCGTTCCATCTCCGCTCGCTCTTCCACTCTTTCCTTTGCTTCATCGTAAGTAAGACTACTAATTTCACTATCAACCGCAAGCATATAATCTATTTTTTGGAACTTGCCCTTTTCTTTAAGGGTCCGATCCCATGGTTCGTTTCTAAGGTGGCAGGTCTCGACCATAGTATCTGCTTTCGAGTCTTTAAAGACGAAGGAAATATCTTGAAGTAGATCGATCTCCGTTTTGGAAAAATACTTAGTGTCAAACTGCTTCTTAGGTCGTATGAGCTGAAAACCTTCTTTGGATGGGTCCTGTATAATTGCTATGGCCTTTTCTATATCAGGCTTCATTTTGCCTGAGATTTCTTCAAACAAATCCTTTGGTACAGGCCCCATTTCCCAGGCGAAATAATCCAGGCCTGTAACGGACCTGCCGGTCTGCTTGAAATGACGGAAATCCAAGAAATAAAGCAATTTTAGCAACTTAGTCTTTCCGCAATATTTCGTATTTTCCGCAAGATAAATAATTGCGTTGATTAATTTTTCTCTGTGATGCGTGATTATCATAATAATAATATCGGTCACAATTGGACGGAAGTCAAGCATGGTCCAGAAATAGTTGTTGCTATTGATTCCCGAACACCCGCTGTATTAGGGTATGTATCTCATTCGATACCTCAGTATCAACATACTAAAGTGGACCCCTGAAATGGGACCATATGCTAAGATGAGATAAATGGTCTCAGGAGGGGGAATATTGATGAAGAACGCCGAGGAGCATCTCCACTTCATCACCTCGTACTCTCCCTATTTAGCGCCGGACCTGGCCCGGATTCCTTTGAAGCGGTTCCAAGTGCTTCCCCGCCGTCGGAACCAAGAGACCACGGAGAACGACCAAGAGGAAGACCGGGTGCTCTACCTGGAGACCACCGCCTCTTTTTGGGGGCGGGAGCGAAAAGTCCTGATCACGTTCAACCCTAAGACGTTTCGGAAGAAACGGCACGACCTTAAAGATAAGACTGAAAAAGTCCGACAGGAACTCTTCGAGCTTCGCAAGAAGCACCGGGACGGCCGACCCCATTGGAAGGATCCGAAAGCAGTCCAAGCCCGCTACGAGCTGGTCTGGGAAACCCTGCACGTGAGCCCCAAGCTGTTTCAGCTTAATTTCTATACGGAAAACGGCGCCCCCGCCATGGCGTTTCAGCTGAACCGCTACCAGGCGGAAGCCCACCTACAGCGCTTCGCCAAAACCATTCTCGTTACGGACCATCACGATTGGTCTGCGGGCGACAGCTACCAGGCCTACATGGACCGTCACGTCATTGAAAACCAGTTCCGACGCTCTAAAAACCCGTTCCACGTGGCCCTCATGCCTCAATATCACTGGACGGACTCCAAGATCCGAATCCATGCCTTTATCTGCGTGGTGGAACTGACCTATCTCACCCTTCTGCAACAGCGGGCCAAGCAAGCCGGCCTATCTCTTTCGCTCCGCCGCATCATGGAGGAGGCTCGATCCCTCAGGACAGCCATCTTCTGGATGCCCGACGAACGAAAGCCCAGACGCATCCTCGAAGACCCGACCCCTTCTCAGGTCGATCTCCTCCACGCTGCGGGCTTTCACATCAAGGATGGTTGGGTCCTACAACCCAAATGACCGTTTTTGATTTTTATTTCAATAAGATAGATCTATTTTCACAAAGTAACTTGTAAACTTGAGTCATACCTATAAGTTGGCTATCGGCAGGCGAGGATGGCTCTTTTCACAAACACCTTGGCAATTTGCACCATGTATGTGTTGTCCCTCAGGGGCTTGGCATGGATCACAGCGGCATTCCCGGCCGTCTCGGCGGCCGCCTCGGTTATTTTCTTTCCCAGGATGGACGCTTCCGCCTCTTTGGCTCGATACGGCTTCACGTAAACGGCATTGAGGCAGATACGGGCATCGCTCACGGCGCCGCCCGATTGGGTGATCCGTGCGGCGCAATTGACGATGGGAAAGTCGATGGACTTCCGCAGTGCAAACTTGAGATAGTGGCTTCTCGACCCTTCGGGAGGCCTGGGGACATGAATTCCCGTAACGATTTCATCATCATCCAAAACCGTTGTCCTGGTCATACCCACCTGAAAGAAATCTTCCATATCAAGGGTTCTCTTAGATGTCCGCACCCGTGCATTTAGTGCAATCAGCGCCGGCGCGGTATCACCGGGGTGCACGGCTATACACCCATCCACTACACTCCCTCCATCAATGGAGTGATAACGGTGATCGCCCTCCAGGGCGTAGCATCGGCCGCCTCCCTTTCGAAGGCAGGGAAACCGATTATTCGGGCACCTGTAGTACCAACATCTGATGTCCTGGCAGATGTTCCCGCCGATCGTGCCCATCTCCCTCAGATGCGGCGAAGCGGTTCTATGGGCCGCTTCCGCGAGGGCCGCATATTGCTCTCTCACGGTTTCACTGGCGGCAATATCCTGCAGTCGTGTGAGGGGTCCGATCCGTAACGCCCCATCGACTTCCCGGATACCGTCCAGCCCGGGAATCGTTTTGAGGTTGATCAACGCCTCGGGATACGTGGGCAGGATCCTGTCCTTCATCTTTCCCAGCAGATCGGTGCCTCCTGCGATGAGATTCGCGCGGCCTCCAAATCTTCGCAGGAGGGAAACCGCCTCGTCCATGGTCGATGCATTGAAGTGTGCGAACTTTTTCATGCCTATTCTCCCTTTTCAGTTCCCTCCTCCAATTGCCCGGCGGCTTCAAGCACGGCTTTTACGTGCTGGGGGTAGGTTCCGCAACGACACAGGTTTCCGGCAAGGGCATCCATGATCTCCTCCTCGGTGGGATGAGGATTTCTGTCCAATAATGCCTTGGAGGTCGTTACGAAGCCCGGCGTACAATAGCCGCACTGCATGCAGTGATGGGTGACATAAGCATCGATCAGCGGGTGTTGAGCGTCGGCGATGCCTTCCGCGGTCTCTATGTTTGCCCCATCGCATTCTATGGCCAACGACATGCAGGATAGAATGGGCCTTCCGTCCATGATGACCGTGCAAGACCCGCAGGCCCCCCGGTCGCAGAACATTTTTGGCGAGGTTAGGCCCAGCTTGTCGTGTATCAGATAGTTCAGGGTCCATTCCGGCTCCACCTGGAATTGATATTTTTGCCCGTTGATGGTCATTCCGATCATGCCCTCGGGAAGGGGGACCCGCTCCGCTTTGTGTTCTCTCAGAACATGGTCCTTCAGCTCCTCGAGGGTGTCGAACGCAATCGCACAGTAGGGACAACAATACTTGCTTTCGTTTTTCACTTCCGGAACCCTCCCCGCACTTTCAAGACCGATGCCGTTTATCGGATATTATATGGATATCATCAGTATCATTCGGTGTTGGCGAACGATTTCCTGAGCGATCGGGACTATCAGCCCGTTGAAGAAGCCGGTTTGTTACAGGCCGTTGAAAAACGATGAGATGCAAGGCGCGCAAATCCCGAGGAGTGAGGCGTACATAGAGTACGTCGCAGTGACGAGGGATGAAGGCTAACGCCGCAGATCGCGTGTTTCAGCAGCCTACTAGGCTGAAATTACTTTGAGACGCCTTAGAAAAGCCGATTGATCGATCCGGTTTTCGTACTCGCTTCTAAAGTATTTCAGTGTATCCAGCACGGGAATGGGAGCTGTCTGGCCCAGACCGCACATGGAAGCGTCCATCATAACGTGGGACAGATCCTCCAGGATCTCCAGATCCTCGTGAACGCCATCGCCTTTGACCAATCTCCCGAAGATCTCCACCATCACCTCGGCGCCCTCGCGGCAGGGCGTGCATTTGCCGCAGGATTCCTTATTGAAAAACCCCATTGTCCGGGAAACAATGTCGATCACGTCCCGGCTCTCGTTGAAGACCGTTATTGCCCCGGAACCCAGGATCGTCTCAAAAGAGAGGCGCGTGTCGAGCATGGAATGGGGAACGATGCGCCCGGAGGCTCCTCCAACCTGGACCAGCTTTACATTCTCGGCTCGGGCCAATGTCAGAAGATCTCCAAGCTTGCATCCCAACTCCATCTCGTAAACCCCGGGCTGTCTTACGTCTCCGCTCACCGAGAAAAGCTTGGTCCCTTTGCTCTTTTCCGTGCCCAGCTTGGCGTACCATTCTGGGCCCTTGGCGATGATGTGGGGGACATTTATGAGCGTTTCCACATTGTTTATGATCGTAGGCTTTTCGAACAGGCCCCTGGTGGGAGGGTAGGGCGGACGGCACCGGGCTTCGCCCCGTCTCCCTTCAATGGAGTTCATCAGCGCCGACTCCTCCCCGCATACGTATGCGCCGGCGCCTTCCGTGATCTTGATATCCAGGGACTTCAAAAGCCCTTTTGCTTTCACCTGCTCGACAGCCCTCTTCAAACCTTCGAGAAGGAAATGGTATTCGGCCCGGAGATAGATATAGGCTTCTTGGGCCCCAACCGCATAAGCGGCAATGGCCATGCCTTCGATGACGCTGAAGGGGTCGTTTTGGAGAACATACCTGTCTTTGAAAGCGCCGACTTCCCCTTCATCGGCGTTGCAGATCAGGAATTTCTCTTTTTCCCGGGAGTTCCGGGCGAGTTCCCATTTCGCCCCACAAGGAAACCCGGCCCCTCCACGTCCCCGAAGACCGGACGCCTTGAGTGCTTCAATGACTTCTACGGGGGACATCCGGTCGCGGGCCTTTTTCAGGGCCTTGAACCCGCCTGCTTTCACGTAACTATCTACGTCTCCGGGGTCAATGGCCTCGCATTTTTTCAGCAAAACTCTGTTCTCAGGCACGCTGAAACCTCCCGGCGGCTAAGTCGAAATAGTTAATGTATATTTTGAGCTAATCGTAAGATCTAAGTATTTCAACTATATTTTCTGGTGTCAGTCCACCATGAACCTCATCGTCCACCAACATGGCGGGCGCCTGGTCACAGGCCCCGATGCAGTTGGTAAGCTCGAGGGAAAAACGCCCGTCCGATGTCGTCTCTCCTGGAGCAATGCCCAACTCCCCCCGTATTTGCGCAATAATCATCTCGGCGTCCCGGAGACAGCAGGGCACGCTTTCGCATACCCTGATGACATGTTTTCCCGTGGGGGTGGTGGAAAGAAAGGAATAGAAGGTGGCGACCCCGTATACATCGCTCACGGGCAGCCCCAGGGTTCGGGCGATCTCCGCCATGGCTTTGTCCGCCACGTAACCGGAGTTCAACTGTTCTTCCTTGATCATGGACAGCAGGGCCTCGCGCGCGCCGCCGGCTTTCGAATGTTCCTTCTTTTTCGCCATCTCACGCCACCCCCTCGGCGGGCTTCATTAGTGCGCTCGTTGGACAGTAATCAATGCAGATGCCGCAATCCCGACACGCTTCTTTGTTGAGAGGGACGTCGCAATCAACAACGACCTTGGATTGAAATCCCCGATAGGCCATACTAAAGATGTTCTTCTTCGCAATTTCCGCGCAGGCCCGGATGCATCTGCGGCACAAAATGCACTTGGACATGTCGCGCCGCACATATGGGCTGAAGTCTTCCACGGGATACCAGCGAGGCCGCCTCACCTTGAATCTGGGCGGCCCCACCTCCAGGTCGGCGGCCAGTTTATGAAGCTCGCAGTTCCGGGCTTCCTTGTCCGTGACACAGGACCCGGTGTGGGCCGTCAGCATGAGTTCGACAATGGCCCTTCGCGCCGCCACAACTCTGGGAGAATCCGTATGAATCACCATTCCTTTTTCAATGGGTGTATGGCAGGAAGCCACCAGCCTCGGTAATCCCTCCACTTCCACCACGCACACGCGGCAGCCGCCGTCGACTTTCAATTCCGGTTTGTGGCAGAGTGTCGGGATCCGTACTCCGATCTGCTCCGCAGCTTCCAGAATCGTGGATTCCGCCGAGCGCCTCACTTCATTACCATTGATGACTACCCTTACATCACCCATCGTCGTCCCCGTCTATTTCGGTTTTTTCGGCCGACCCATGTGATGTGTATACATTTTCAGGCCATTTCGATCAAGCTAGTTGAAGTCGTTCATAATTTTAAAACTTCGTTCCTGTTCGCCTCGACAAGGAAGCGGGTCAATGGATTTTGGGAGTAGACATTAAAACCTAAAACGTTCATAGGTAAGATGTCTCATGTGAATACGCGGGACTCCCTCACAATCCATGCCGCCG from Deltaproteobacteria bacterium encodes the following:
- a CDS encoding HDOD domain-containing protein; translation: MGETVEERMTRMDESVLRRLEAIDDLPTIPLVIRKVEQAIDDPKSTAKDVAAVIEDDPSIMARILKVVNSAFYRPLDGREVSSLPLAVARLGFKTIKNIALTTSVFSMLGKGKVRVFDLNKFWQHCITTGIICNIVYEVCGGNLKSIYTKDDLHLMGLLHDMGKIILGRYFGESFARAIELSEEKRQHILISEEEVIHTSHAQVGAWLAHKWSLPPAIVHGILYHHAPEEAPEEYLDLVAITHIADFVCLKGQFGFSGSTALPKFESGVWKYLGLNMEGLNEILDRTREEEKESLVLLAIMASE
- the pgsA gene encoding CDP-diacylglycerol--glycerol-3-phosphate 3-phosphatidyltransferase — its product is MSLANRVTLARIALIPLFLILTIPDAIWTRLIAAFIFVIACATDPLDGYLARARSEITDLGAILDPLADKLLVMTAFVVLVKYQSVAAWMAVVVVARELIVTSLRALVAQKMSKVIHANRWGKAKTLIQMFGVSFLLFIAPFGQTEVLISRSMPWISNIIMAPILVATVMSGYVYVVSFKDLLWGPGSKS
- a CDS encoding SocA family protein, whose translation is MIITHHREKLINAIIYLAENTKYCGKTKLLKLLYFLDFRHFKQTGRSVTGLDYFAWEMGPVPKDLFEEISGKMKPDIEKAIAIIQDPSKEGFQLIRPKKQFDTKYFSKTEIDLLQDISFVFKDSKADTMVETCHLRNEPWDRTLKEKGKFQKIDYMLAVDSEISSLTYDEAKERVEERAEMERIFGAS
- a CDS encoding xanthine dehydrogenase family protein subunit M yields the protein MKKFAHFNASTMDEAVSLLRRFGGRANLIAGGTDLLGKMKDRILPTYPEALINLKTIPGLDGIREVDGALRIGPLTRLQDIAASETVREQYAALAEAAHRTASPHLREMGTIGGNICQDIRCWYYRCPNNRFPCLRKGGGRCYALEGDHRYHSIDGGSVVDGCIAVHPGDTAPALIALNARVRTSKRTLDMEDFFQVGMTRTTVLDDDEIVTGIHVPRPPEGSRSHYLKFALRKSIDFPIVNCAARITQSGGAVSDARICLNAVYVKPYRAKEAEASILGKKITEAAAETAGNAAVIHAKPLRDNTYMVQIAKVFVKRAILACR
- a CDS encoding (2Fe-2S)-binding protein — protein: MIGMTINGQKYQFQVEPEWTLNYLIHDKLGLTSPKMFCDRGACGSCTVIMDGRPILSCMSLAIECDGANIETAEGIADAQHPLIDAYVTHHCMQCGYCTPGFVTTSKALLDRNPHPTEEEIMDALAGNLCRCGTYPQHVKAVLEAAGQLEEGTEKGE
- a CDS encoding NADH-quinone oxidoreductase subunit F translates to MPENRVLLKKCEAIDPGDVDSYVKAGGFKALKKARDRMSPVEVIEALKASGLRGRGGAGFPCGAKWELARNSREKEKFLICNADEGEVGAFKDRYVLQNDPFSVIEGMAIAAYAVGAQEAYIYLRAEYHFLLEGLKRAVEQVKAKGLLKSLDIKITEGAGAYVCGEESALMNSIEGRRGEARCRPPYPPTRGLFEKPTIINNVETLINVPHIIAKGPEWYAKLGTEKSKGTKLFSVSGDVRQPGVYEMELGCKLGDLLTLARAENVKLVQVGGASGRIVPHSMLDTRLSFETILGSGAITVFNESRDVIDIVSRTMGFFNKESCGKCTPCREGAEVMVEIFGRLVKGDGVHEDLEILEDLSHVMMDASMCGLGQTAPIPVLDTLKYFRSEYENRIDQSAFLRRLKVISA
- the nuoE gene encoding NADH-quinone oxidoreductase subunit NuoE, which codes for MAKKKEHSKAGGAREALLSMIKEEQLNSGYVADKAMAEIARTLGLPVSDVYGVATFYSFLSTTPTGKHVIRVCESVPCCLRDAEMIIAQIRGELGIAPGETTSDGRFSLELTNCIGACDQAPAMLVDDEVHGGLTPENIVEILRSYD
- a CDS encoding (2Fe-2S)-binding protein, whose amino-acid sequence is MGDVRVVINGNEVRRSAESTILEAAEQIGVRIPTLCHKPELKVDGGCRVCVVEVEGLPRLVASCHTPIEKGMVIHTDSPRVVAARRAIVELMLTAHTGSCVTDKEARNCELHKLAADLEVGPPRFKVRRPRWYPVEDFSPYVRRDMSKCILCRRCIRACAEIAKKNIFSMAYRGFQSKVVVDCDVPLNKEACRDCGICIDYCPTSALMKPAEGVA